In a genomic window of Alteromonas gilva:
- the rnd gene encoding ribonuclease D, with amino-acid sequence MDYIYIQDQATLDAMCAQAARQKAIAIDTEFVRTRTLAPELGLIQLYDGHQLVLIDPLAIGDMSSLVALLTNPDVLKVLHSCSEDLEAFLATFNTVPSPIFDTQFAASLLGLGATMGYARLIETLLNKELDKGESRTDWLARPLSDKQCRYAADDVLYLLPAFEQLFAMVEAKGKVDWVISESACLAVKKQVRLPPQYAYLQVKNAWRLSSQQLTVLKHLAAWRLSRAQERNMALNFVFKEAHMYEIALRLPQSKAALSAIHCLTPQERRLNPDMVLNAVRDGLQEYDNAAPDERLERIKRLIDFPAYKQILARFKQAVTALAAEHDVTEEVLASKKQLNQLLKYYWFDIEECQLMGLKPDVLSGWRAPIFTPLVNSILDQDNTC; translated from the coding sequence ATGGATTATATTTATATTCAGGATCAGGCAACCCTTGATGCCATGTGCGCACAAGCGGCGCGCCAAAAAGCCATCGCCATTGATACGGAATTTGTTCGTACCCGAACACTGGCCCCTGAGCTGGGCTTAATACAGCTGTATGACGGCCACCAACTGGTGTTGATAGACCCTCTCGCCATCGGTGATATGTCCTCGTTGGTTGCCTTGCTGACCAACCCCGATGTACTCAAAGTGTTGCATTCCTGCTCCGAAGATTTAGAAGCTTTTCTGGCAACTTTCAATACGGTGCCATCGCCCATTTTTGACACCCAGTTTGCTGCCAGTTTGTTAGGCTTGGGCGCAACAATGGGTTACGCCAGGCTGATTGAAACGCTGCTCAATAAAGAGCTGGATAAGGGCGAGTCGCGCACCGACTGGCTGGCCAGGCCTTTGTCAGACAAGCAGTGCCGTTATGCTGCCGATGATGTACTGTATTTATTACCCGCATTTGAGCAGCTCTTCGCCATGGTCGAGGCCAAAGGCAAGGTCGATTGGGTGATTTCTGAGTCGGCGTGTTTAGCCGTTAAAAAGCAGGTCAGGCTGCCGCCTCAGTATGCGTACCTGCAGGTCAAGAATGCCTGGCGCTTGTCGAGCCAGCAACTCACCGTGTTAAAACACCTGGCTGCCTGGCGGCTGAGCCGGGCACAAGAGCGCAACATGGCACTTAATTTTGTGTTTAAAGAAGCGCATATGTATGAAATTGCCCTGCGCTTACCGCAGAGCAAAGCGGCGTTATCCGCCATTCACTGCTTAACTCCTCAGGAGCGGCGGCTCAACCCGGACATGGTGTTAAATGCGGTGAGAGACGGGCTGCAGGAATATGACAACGCGGCGCCTGATGAGCGTTTGGAGCGAATAAAACGGCTCATCGATTTTCCAGCCTATAAACAAATCCTGGCGCGGTTTAAACAGGCGGTCACTGCTCTGGCTGCTGAGCACGATGTCACTGAGGAAGTACTGGCCTCTAAAAAACAACTGAATCAACTGTTAAAATACTATTGGTTCGACATCGAGGAGTGCCAGCTCATGGGGCTAAAACCCGATGTGCTGTCGGGTTGGCGAGCGCCGATTTTTACGCCCTTGGTAAACTCCATACTGGATCAGGATAATACTTGTTGA
- a CDS encoding YcgL domain-containing protein has translation MLIAVYKTLKKEGMYLYVPNKDDFSAVPEPLMARFGEPQLVMMLPIAKRKTLGGVDKQKLLDAMDDPGFYLQVPPKEENWLEAHLIEQGKSPRSAEG, from the coding sequence ATGTTAATTGCTGTTTATAAAACGTTGAAAAAAGAAGGAATGTACTTGTATGTTCCTAATAAAGATGATTTTTCGGCCGTGCCTGAGCCATTAATGGCACGGTTTGGTGAGCCGCAGCTGGTAATGATGCTGCCGATTGCAAAGCGCAAGACGCTTGGTGGTGTTGATAAACAAAAACTGCTTGATGCCATGGACGACCCCGGCTTTTATTTACAGGTGCCACCCAAAGAAGAAAACTGGCTGGAAGCCCACCTGATTGAACAAGGAAAGTCACCACGCTCAGCAGAAGGTTAA
- a CDS encoding lytic murein transglycosylase, with the protein MIRIMLSWLYVSLCVIALPTLAGDDNTELAKFDHYKTQLYNEALEAGFAPQFVEDVFATVYYRATVVKADKNQPEKKITLDTYLETRVPDWKVEQGVTLLEAHRQLLTKIGREYGVQPRFIVALWGNESNFGRLQGSYPVLSALASLAFEGRREALFKAQFMAALTILQENHIAIEDFNGSWAGAMGQSQFMPTSFLQYAVDYDGDGRKDIWGTPADVFASIANFLSSEGWQNDATWGRQVTVPADFDAQLSGLDKSKFKPLAFWQQQGVRRFNGNDLPDVEINASLIMPDGINGRIYLVYQNFHTLMKWNRSSYFGISVSYLSERIKRGN; encoded by the coding sequence ATGATACGCATTATGTTGTCGTGGTTATACGTATCACTATGTGTAATCGCGTTACCCACCCTTGCCGGCGATGATAATACCGAGCTGGCGAAATTCGACCACTACAAAACACAACTGTACAACGAAGCCCTTGAAGCTGGCTTTGCGCCGCAGTTTGTCGAAGACGTATTCGCGACGGTTTATTACCGGGCGACGGTAGTCAAAGCCGATAAAAACCAGCCAGAAAAGAAAATCACGCTGGATACTTATCTTGAAACCCGCGTGCCAGACTGGAAAGTAGAACAAGGCGTTACGCTGCTCGAAGCGCACCGGCAGCTACTTACAAAAATTGGTCGCGAGTACGGCGTTCAACCACGTTTTATTGTGGCGTTGTGGGGCAATGAGTCTAACTTTGGCCGCTTGCAGGGCAGTTATCCGGTACTCTCTGCATTGGCGTCGTTAGCCTTTGAGGGGCGCCGGGAAGCGCTGTTTAAAGCGCAGTTTATGGCCGCGCTGACTATTTTGCAGGAAAACCATATCGCCATTGAAGACTTTAATGGCTCCTGGGCCGGCGCGATGGGGCAAAGTCAGTTTATGCCCACTTCATTTTTGCAATACGCGGTTGATTACGACGGCGATGGTCGCAAGGATATCTGGGGGACACCAGCTGACGTTTTTGCTTCGATCGCGAATTTTCTATCCTCTGAAGGCTGGCAGAATGATGCAACCTGGGGCCGACAGGTAACAGTTCCGGCTGATTTTGATGCGCAGCTTAGCGGTTTGGATAAAAGCAAATTTAAGCCATTGGCGTTCTGGCAGCAGCAGGGCGTGAGGCGCTTTAACGGTAATGACTTACCCGACGTTGAGATCAACGCCTCGTTAATTATGCCAGATGGGATTAACGGCCGTATTTACCTGGTTTACCAAAACTTTCATACACTAATGAAATGGAATCGCTCCAGTTATTTTGGCATATCTGTGAGTTACCTTTCTGAGCGCATAAAGCGGGGGAATTAA
- a CDS encoding fumarylacetoacetate hydrolase family protein — MYQHRKPDGETMALPVGKVVCVGRNYLDHIQELNNDVPEEPLLFMKPATALCDVREPLAIPAGLGECHNELEVAVLISKRLTRADATQAASAIGGVGLALDLTLRDVQQRLKDKGQPWERAKAFDNACPVSPMIALDDIARLADLSFTLHINGELRQQGNTRMMMRDTLSLLCAISEVFTLEPGDIVLTGTPKGVGPLHSGDTLTLTMPPWLQIETRVE, encoded by the coding sequence ATGTATCAGCACCGTAAACCTGATGGTGAGACAATGGCTCTGCCGGTTGGTAAGGTGGTCTGTGTGGGACGTAACTACCTTGACCATATTCAGGAGCTCAACAATGACGTGCCTGAAGAACCATTGTTGTTTATGAAACCCGCAACAGCGTTGTGCGACGTGCGCGAGCCGCTTGCGATCCCGGCCGGATTAGGCGAGTGCCATAATGAATTGGAAGTCGCGGTGTTAATCAGCAAGCGTTTAACGCGCGCCGATGCAACACAGGCCGCCAGTGCGATTGGCGGTGTGGGCTTAGCCCTCGATCTGACCCTGCGTGACGTGCAACAGCGTTTAAAAGACAAAGGCCAGCCCTGGGAGCGCGCCAAGGCGTTTGATAACGCCTGTCCTGTGAGTCCGATGATTGCGCTTGATGATATTGCCCGGCTAGCTGATTTGTCATTTACATTGCACATTAACGGTGAGTTACGCCAACAGGGCAATACCAGGATGATGATGCGTGATACTCTAAGCTTATTGTGCGCTATTTCTGAGGTGTTTACGCTGGAACCCGGCGATATAGTGCTCACCGGCACACCCAAGGGGGTTGGCCCACTTCACAGCGGCGATACATTGACACTAACGATGCCGCCCTGGCTACAGATTGAAACACGGGTAGAATAA
- a CDS encoding YcgN family cysteine cluster protein translates to MTDRFWETKSLDEMTQTEWESLCDGCAKCCLHKFIDDDAADAPATTNYVQQSEEIHFTSIACDLLNTKTCSCTQYARRTELVPDCVKLTKDNLKEIFFMPTSCSYRRLHEGRGLPSWHPLLNRGKKTAMHREGMSVRGKTVAEADADLDNFEEYIALWPLQDLD, encoded by the coding sequence ATGACAGACCGTTTTTGGGAAACCAAGTCCCTCGATGAAATGACGCAGACAGAGTGGGAGTCATTATGTGACGGCTGCGCCAAATGTTGTTTGCATAAGTTTATCGACGACGATGCCGCCGACGCGCCAGCCACCACCAACTATGTTCAGCAAAGCGAAGAAATTCACTTTACCAGTATTGCCTGTGACTTGCTCAATACCAAAACCTGCAGCTGTACTCAGTATGCCAGGCGCACAGAGCTGGTGCCTGACTGCGTTAAACTGACCAAGGATAATCTAAAAGAGATATTCTTTATGCCGACCAGTTGCAGCTACCGGCGATTGCATGAAGGACGAGGCCTGCCATCCTGGCACCCGCTGTTAAATCGCGGTAAAAAAACAGCTATGCATCGCGAAGGTATGTCGGTGCGCGGTAAAACGGTGGCCGAGGCTGATGCTGATTTGGATAATTTTGAAGAATACATTGCGCTGTGGCCACTGCAGGATTTGGATTAG
- a CDS encoding GNAT family N-acetyltransferase: MTDKGPVKIIRAHKKYAPMLAEAGKIAQPSVKPWMGSELVPTTLRNAEHTLDAIEHQRRIGYGIVYLLIWDDQCLGMGLLNYIHPVHLNASLGLWLTPDSRGKGLGITLCKRLIEVAEETLRLHRLEYFTLPDNQPSIKLARALGAQKEGVCKRRILNQDALLFSLVLPAANSQQ, translated from the coding sequence ATGACAGATAAGGGGCCCGTTAAAATCATCCGGGCACACAAGAAATACGCCCCAATGCTCGCCGAAGCGGGCAAAATCGCCCAACCCTCGGTTAAACCCTGGATGGGTTCTGAACTGGTGCCAACCACCCTTCGCAACGCAGAACACACACTCGACGCCATAGAGCACCAGCGCCGCATTGGTTACGGTATTGTGTACCTGCTGATATGGGATGATCAGTGTCTTGGGATGGGCTTACTGAACTATATCCATCCGGTTCACTTAAATGCCAGTCTGGGACTGTGGCTCACGCCTGATTCGCGTGGTAAAGGGCTCGGCATCACGCTGTGCAAACGCTTAATTGAGGTAGCAGAGGAAACCCTCAGATTACACCGCCTGGAATACTTCACATTACCCGACAACCAACCGTCGATAAAGTTGGCCAGAGCCCTCGGAGCACAAAAAGAAGGTGTGTGTAAACGGCGTATTTTAAATCAGGATGCGTTGTTATTCAGCTTGGTCTTGCCAGCGGCTAACAGCCAGCAGTAA
- the dsbB gene encoding disulfide bond formation protein DsbB, which translates to MELFHGLSSWAEQKSAWLVLFLSALALELTALYFQHGMGLEPCIMCIYQRTAMWGIVLAGALVLLANHPLTRLVGYAIWGYSAVRGFLIASEHIEIIESDDPFFGTCEIFPNFPEWAPLHEWLPAVFAAKGDCLENSWQFMSMGMAEWMQIIFGVYFATLVVVLLSRIIDKKLF; encoded by the coding sequence ATGGAATTATTTCATGGACTGAGCAGTTGGGCAGAGCAAAAGTCTGCCTGGCTGGTGTTGTTTCTTAGCGCATTAGCACTGGAACTGACAGCGCTCTATTTTCAGCATGGTATGGGCTTAGAGCCTTGCATTATGTGTATTTACCAGCGCACCGCTATGTGGGGTATTGTTTTGGCCGGTGCATTGGTACTGTTAGCCAACCACCCTCTCACGCGTCTGGTGGGCTACGCAATCTGGGGATATAGCGCGGTACGTGGCTTCCTGATAGCCTCTGAACATATCGAGATCATCGAGTCTGACGATCCGTTTTTTGGTACCTGCGAAATATTCCCGAATTTTCCGGAATGGGCACCCTTACATGAGTGGTTACCGGCGGTGTTCGCAGCCAAAGGCGATTGTCTGGAAAACAGCTGGCAGTTTATGTCGATGGGTATGGCCGAGTGGATGCAGATTATTTTCGGTGTTTATTTTGCGACCCTGGTTGTTGTATTACTGTCCAGAATTATCGACAAGAAACTCTTTTGA
- the nhaB gene encoding sodium/proton antiporter NhaB gives MQTSMIMAIYKNFLGHAPDWYKKTIIGCLIANPIIFMLDPFLAGWILVIEFIFTLAMALKCYPLQPGGLLLIEALFIGMTTPDHMLHEIEVNLDVLLLLVFMVAGIYFMKDLLLFLFTKLVIRVKNKTVLSLAFIIASAFLSAFLDALTVVAVIIAVGLGFYTIYHKVASGKEFHHEHDHTSDETVQEELGRNDLDDFRAFLRNLMMHSAVGTALGGVMTMVGEPQNLIIADKAGWNFVEFFIRMSPITIPVFLMGILTTVLLEKTKLFGYGAKLPEAVRHILVDYDKHMDEGRTVRDNARLGVQALIGVWLVVGLALHLAAVGMIGLSVIVLATSMSGVIEEHALGKAFEEALPFTALLCVFFGVVAVIIDQGLFAPVIHWVLEFEGTTQLVMFYLANGVLSMVSDNVFVGSVYITEVTTALQNGEITRDQFDLLAVAINTGTNLPSVATPNGQAAFLFLLTSAIAPLLRLSYGRMVIMALPYTIVLAVVGLLATYIGLVDATQWLYDMHLIEHHTALPGVENSGH, from the coding sequence ATGCAAACATCTATGATCATGGCGATTTATAAGAATTTTCTGGGTCACGCCCCAGACTGGTATAAAAAGACCATTATTGGTTGTTTAATTGCCAACCCGATAATTTTTATGCTCGATCCCTTTTTGGCCGGATGGATACTGGTTATTGAATTTATCTTTACGCTTGCCATGGCGCTGAAATGCTATCCCCTTCAACCGGGCGGTTTATTGTTGATAGAAGCGTTATTCATAGGTATGACAACCCCCGACCACATGCTCCACGAAATCGAGGTAAACCTCGACGTGCTGTTGTTGTTGGTATTTATGGTAGCCGGTATTTACTTTATGAAAGACCTGCTGCTGTTCTTGTTTACCAAACTGGTTATCAGGGTTAAGAATAAAACCGTATTGTCACTGGCCTTTATCATTGCCTCAGCATTTTTATCGGCGTTCCTGGATGCGCTCACGGTGGTTGCCGTGATCATTGCAGTAGGCCTTGGTTTTTACACGATTTATCACAAAGTCGCATCGGGCAAAGAGTTCCATCATGAACACGACCACACCAGCGACGAGACGGTTCAGGAAGAGCTTGGCCGCAACGATCTGGATGACTTTCGCGCCTTTTTGCGTAACTTAATGATGCATTCTGCTGTGGGAACTGCACTGGGTGGTGTAATGACCATGGTGGGTGAACCGCAAAACCTGATCATCGCCGATAAAGCCGGCTGGAACTTTGTTGAGTTCTTTATTCGCATGTCGCCTATTACCATACCGGTCTTTTTGATGGGTATTTTAACCACGGTACTGCTCGAGAAAACCAAGCTCTTTGGCTATGGCGCAAAGTTACCTGAGGCCGTTCGCCATATTCTGGTGGATTACGACAAACACATGGATGAAGGCCGCACCGTGCGTGACAACGCGCGATTAGGCGTACAGGCATTAATTGGTGTGTGGCTGGTCGTTGGCCTGGCCCTGCACTTAGCTGCTGTGGGCATGATTGGCCTGTCGGTCATTGTACTGGCAACTTCTATGAGCGGCGTCATTGAAGAACACGCACTTGGCAAAGCGTTTGAAGAAGCCCTGCCTTTTACCGCCCTGCTATGTGTCTTTTTTGGGGTGGTCGCGGTAATTATTGACCAGGGGTTATTCGCGCCGGTGATTCACTGGGTGCTGGAATTTGAAGGTACCACACAGCTGGTGATGTTCTACCTGGCGAATGGGGTACTGTCGATGGTGAGTGATAACGTGTTTGTCGGCTCGGTCTATATTACTGAGGTCACCACAGCACTGCAAAATGGCGAAATCACACGTGATCAGTTCGACTTACTGGCGGTTGCTATTAACACGGGTACCAACCTGCCAAGTGTTGCCACGCCCAACGGTCAGGCAGCATTTTTATTCTTGCTGACCTCAGCGATTGCGCCGCTGTTACGCTTATCCTACGGCCGCATGGTCATCATGGCCCTGCCTTACACCATTGTGTTGGCTGTGGTTGGCCTGCTTGCTACCTATATAGGACTGGTTGACGCCACCCAGTGGCTTTATGACATGCACTTAATTGAGCATCACACGGCGTTACCCGGCGTCGAAAATAGCGGTCATTAG
- the fadR gene encoding fatty acid metabolism transcriptional regulator FadR: protein MIYKAQSPAGFAEEYIVESIWSGRFPPGTILPAERELSELIGVTRTTLREVLQRLARDGWLTIQHGKPTKVNNFWETCGLNILETLARLDQEGIPELVDNLLAARTNLSAVFIRNAIRNNPQESADIIARYKTVEEDGLAFAQFDYQLNHDLALASGNKVFVLMMNGFRGLYSRIGGFFFSDQRARDVVKDFYAKLLNAAEQGEYENVPSIIREYGIESGKVWTEVRDTMPQDLVD, encoded by the coding sequence ATGATATATAAGGCACAAAGTCCGGCTGGTTTTGCCGAAGAATACATCGTTGAATCTATCTGGAGCGGCCGTTTTCCTCCGGGCACTATTCTTCCTGCCGAACGTGAGTTGTCTGAATTAATTGGTGTTACCCGCACAACCCTGCGTGAAGTTCTGCAGCGTTTAGCTCGCGACGGTTGGCTGACTATTCAGCATGGTAAGCCCACAAAAGTGAACAACTTTTGGGAGACCTGCGGTCTGAATATTCTGGAAACACTGGCGCGTCTTGACCAGGAAGGTATTCCCGAATTAGTGGATAACCTGCTGGCTGCCAGAACCAACTTAAGCGCGGTGTTTATCCGTAATGCAATTCGCAACAACCCTCAGGAATCTGCCGATATTATTGCCCGCTATAAGACGGTTGAAGAGGACGGTCTGGCGTTTGCACAATTTGACTACCAGTTAAACCACGATTTGGCGTTGGCATCGGGTAACAAAGTATTTGTGCTCATGATGAATGGCTTCCGCGGACTGTACTCGCGCATTGGCGGCTTTTTCTTTTCAGACCAGCGCGCCCGTGACGTGGTAAAGGATTTTTACGCAAAGCTGCTGAATGCCGCTGAGCAGGGTGAGTACGAGAATGTTCCGTCGATTATTCGCGAATATGGAATTGAAAGTGGCAAGGTGTGGACCGAAGTTCGCGATACCATGCCGCAGGATCTCGTCGACTAA
- a CDS encoding phasin-related domain-containing protein has product MAAKDDIKSKITEAEEFARKIWLAGLGAYGKSVDEAQGQYEKLTTDANKMFDELVNKGETLETEAKDKFKETTSEVESRVADVRKKLGLDSDDTDQKIEELSAKVDALTEAVAKLAANK; this is encoded by the coding sequence ATGGCCGCTAAAGACGATATCAAAAGTAAAATTACTGAAGCTGAAGAATTTGCCCGTAAAATCTGGTTAGCCGGTTTAGGCGCCTACGGGAAAAGTGTTGATGAAGCACAGGGGCAGTACGAAAAACTGACCACTGACGCCAATAAAATGTTTGACGAGCTAGTTAACAAGGGCGAGACACTTGAAACGGAAGCCAAAGACAAGTTTAAAGAAACCACCAGTGAAGTAGAAAGCCGGGTTGCGGATGTGCGCAAAAAACTTGGCCTGGATTCTGACGACACCGATCAAAAAATCGAAGAACTGTCGGCCAAAGTTGATGCGCTGACCGAAGCGGTAGCAAAGCTGGCAGCCAATAAGTAA
- a CDS encoding DUF2059 domain-containing protein: MKYFWLVLLTVCFSNAVSAADDARREKVAALLEATNADAVIDQIYTSLDGMFANMAKQYNIKESERPAFNAHMQKVQRLMRQEMGWQQLRDPMIELYLTHYTDQEIDGMLAFYQSDVGKAMVDKMPAVMAGSMQISQNMMQSVMPKLQALSEEYRQELQAKRESN, from the coding sequence ATGAAATATTTTTGGTTAGTTTTACTCACAGTTTGTTTTTCAAACGCCGTTAGCGCGGCCGATGATGCCCGGCGCGAAAAAGTAGCAGCACTGCTTGAAGCCACTAACGCCGATGCCGTCATCGATCAAATCTACACCAGCCTCGACGGAATGTTTGCCAACATGGCCAAGCAGTACAATATAAAAGAATCCGAGCGTCCTGCCTTTAATGCACATATGCAAAAAGTGCAGCGGTTAATGCGCCAGGAAATGGGCTGGCAACAATTGCGCGACCCCATGATAGAACTGTACTTAACCCATTATACCGACCAGGAAATTGACGGCATGCTGGCGTTTTACCAATCTGATGTCGGTAAAGCGATGGTCGACAAGATGCCTGCCGTTATGGCCGGTTCGATGCAGATATCACAAAACATGATGCAATCGGTGATGCCCAAACTGCAGGCTTTATCTGAGGAATACCGCCAGGAGTTGCAGGCCAAACGGGAAAGCAATTAA
- a CDS encoding NYN domain-containing protein — MHKVAIFVDVQNVYYTTRQTYRKNFDYNAFWATVTANRELVKAFAYATDRGDQKQYEFQNILRAIGFEVKLKPFIQRADGSAKGDWDVGITIDALEYAAHADVIVLVSGDGDFDLLCNTLREKGKRVEVYGVPQLTAGSLIKSASEFIAIDESLTLN, encoded by the coding sequence ATGCACAAAGTTGCCATATTCGTAGACGTTCAAAATGTGTATTACACCACCCGGCAAACATACCGCAAAAATTTTGATTACAATGCATTTTGGGCCACAGTGACGGCCAACCGAGAGCTGGTTAAAGCTTTTGCTTACGCCACCGACCGGGGCGACCAAAAACAGTATGAATTTCAAAATATCCTGCGCGCCATCGGCTTTGAAGTAAAACTAAAGCCGTTTATTCAACGCGCCGATGGCTCCGCCAAAGGTGATTGGGATGTGGGCATTACCATTGATGCCCTTGAGTATGCCGCGCATGCCGACGTTATTGTACTGGTGTCTGGCGACGGTGATTTTGACTTGCTGTGCAATACACTGCGTGAAAAAGGTAAACGCGTTGAAGTATACGGCGTACCTCAGCTAACCGCCGGTTCGCTAATAAAATCGGCCAGCGAGTTTATTGCTATCGACGAAAGCCTGACACTCAACTAA
- a CDS encoding M20 metallopeptidase family protein, which translates to MPNSNYVHRFSALHSLKCLAMLALMVSMNTLAAKSDNLHSSIAQHATEINDELISLRRDLHQHPELSGNELRTEKMIAEYLRALGLDVITGIGGHSVVAKLDTGKAGKHIGWRADIDAIAVKSHNDLPFSSVNKGVGHHCGHDVHTAIALGMANVLASLKESLSGTYVFVFQPAEEDFSGAKSMITAGVFDTISLDEFYAAHISPMPSGVVASKPGYLYADYKQVNLTFDALANNEALIATAKQTILDLQTVAADSPIWDTKNLMDPQIGLGHPQTVFQNYRTVDNYFKVEHNGSTVTVSGFVSSSNPGLMEAVIPALSSAIAQTDFASNLQAITFNSEQVGFSTERPNINNHPQLTRRSLNTLSELYPEAAIPLYGVVPDGRGDDFASFQQQVPGTYFFLGGSDFSKGIIAMPHADNFRVDESTIGKGVKYFSSLLAERAAAASD; encoded by the coding sequence ATGCCAAACTCTAATTACGTTCACAGGTTTTCAGCACTTCACTCATTGAAGTGCCTGGCTATGCTGGCACTAATGGTGTCGATGAATACCCTGGCGGCAAAGTCAGATAATCTGCATAGCAGTATCGCGCAACATGCTACTGAAATTAACGATGAGCTGATCAGCTTACGTCGCGATCTCCACCAACACCCGGAATTAAGCGGAAACGAACTGCGTACCGAAAAAATGATTGCCGAGTACCTGCGTGCCCTTGGCCTTGATGTGATAACCGGTATCGGCGGCCACAGTGTGGTGGCTAAGTTAGACACCGGAAAGGCTGGAAAACACATCGGCTGGCGCGCCGATATTGATGCCATTGCGGTTAAATCTCACAACGATTTGCCATTTTCGTCGGTTAACAAGGGCGTGGGGCATCATTGTGGTCATGATGTACACACAGCCATTGCGTTGGGAATGGCCAATGTGCTCGCTTCGCTAAAAGAAAGCTTAAGCGGCACCTATGTGTTTGTTTTTCAGCCAGCTGAAGAGGACTTTAGCGGCGCAAAAAGTATGATAACGGCGGGGGTATTCGACACCATTTCCCTCGATGAATTCTACGCTGCGCATATATCGCCGATGCCGTCGGGTGTGGTGGCGTCAAAGCCCGGGTATTTATATGCCGATTATAAGCAAGTCAATCTTACCTTTGATGCGCTGGCTAATAACGAAGCGCTGATAGCCACGGCTAAACAGACGATACTGGATCTGCAAACCGTTGCGGCCGACAGCCCGATTTGGGACACTAAAAACCTGATGGACCCGCAAATAGGCCTTGGGCACCCGCAAACCGTATTTCAGAATTATCGCACAGTAGATAACTACTTTAAGGTTGAACATAACGGCAGCACTGTGACTGTGAGCGGCTTTGTCAGCAGCAGTAATCCGGGGTTGATGGAGGCGGTTATACCAGCGTTAAGCAGCGCTATCGCGCAAACAGACTTTGCATCAAACCTGCAGGCAATCACTTTTAATTCTGAGCAAGTCGGCTTTTCTACTGAGCGACCTAATATTAATAACCACCCACAGCTGACCCGGCGAAGCTTAAATACCTTGTCTGAACTTTACCCGGAGGCGGCCATTCCGCTGTATGGAGTGGTGCCCGATGGCCGCGGCGATGATTTTGCCAGTTTCCAGCAGCAGGTGCCGGGAACGTATTTTTTCCTGGGCGGCTCAGACTTCAGTAAGGGAATTATCGCTATGCCTCATGCTGACAACTTTCGTGTAGATGAGAGCACCATTGGAAAGGGTGTGAAATACTTTTCGTCACTGCTGGCGGAGCGTGCTGCCGCTGCATCAGACTGA
- a CDS encoding VOC family protein, producing MELNQVTLPVNNMPEAVEFYRTLGFTLIVDTPHYARFSCPDGNATFSLSLHSEAFTNSSVIYFEHEQLNELVDDLLSKGIEFEQLPTDQRYLWKEAILHDPSGNKIKLFWAGENRLNPPWKVS from the coding sequence ATGGAATTAAATCAGGTTACGTTGCCGGTGAATAATATGCCTGAGGCCGTTGAATTTTACCGCACCCTCGGCTTTACGCTGATAGTCGATACGCCCCACTACGCTCGTTTTAGCTGCCCCGATGGCAATGCGACTTTCTCGCTATCGCTACACAGCGAAGCATTTACCAACAGTTCGGTGATTTATTTTGAGCATGAGCAGCTCAATGAGCTGGTTGACGATTTACTCAGTAAGGGGATCGAGTTTGAACAGTTGCCCACCGACCAACGTTACCTGTGGAAAGAGGCTATTTTACATGACCCGTCAGGTAACAAAATAAAGCTGTTTTGGGCAGGCGAAAACCGTTTAAACCCGCCCTGGAAAGTCAGCTAA
- a CDS encoding acetyltransferase, translated as MILREATQADYSQLITIWEASVRATHDFLPDSEIAALKPLILEQYFDAVSLTCSVTESGDIVGFCGVLDGNIEMLFVSPASMGKGIGKALTQHAIARQQATRVDVNEQNPAALGFYQGIGFVVTGRSELDGQGNPYPLLHLQLTTA; from the coding sequence ATAATTTTACGAGAAGCCACTCAGGCAGACTATTCGCAACTCATCACCATTTGGGAAGCTTCGGTGCGCGCCACCCACGACTTTTTGCCCGACAGCGAAATCGCCGCCCTAAAGCCACTTATACTGGAGCAGTACTTTGACGCGGTATCATTAACCTGCAGCGTCACTGAGAGCGGTGATATTGTCGGTTTTTGTGGCGTACTCGATGGCAACATTGAAATGCTGTTCGTGTCTCCGGCCTCGATGGGCAAAGGCATTGGTAAAGCGTTAACTCAACATGCTATTGCCCGTCAACAAGCCACAAGGGTAGACGTTAATGAGCAAAACCCGGCAGCGCTCGGTTTTTACCAGGGTATCGGTTTTGTTGTAACAGGGCGCAGCGAACTGGACGGCCAGGGCAACCCTTATCCGCTTTTGCATTTACAGTTAACAACGGCGTAG